The nucleotide sequence TGGGGAGCGCTCTGGTCCCCGCCACCAAGCTGAGCCGTGGCCTCTCCTTGCAGGACTgagctctgctgccctgcctgcgtCAGCTTCTACCACTGGGTGATGGTGCTGGTCACCGGGGGGATTGCCATGGCTGCCACCGTGTCCCTGTGCTGCATCATGATCTGGCCCATCCGGGTCCGCTTCCGTGAGTGTggccgcagggctgggggcactgggaaggggcaggcgtggggctgggggcacagggaggcCCGTGTCCGGTGCCAGCCCTGGCTAAAGCAGAAGTGTCTTTCCAGATGGCCCTGGTTGTGGCAGGCTGCGGGGTGACCCTCATGGTAGGCAGGCTCAGCTCCTcgtgcttctgctgctcctagccccagagctggggctgtgcccgcTTGCTGCGCCCGTGGCGGGCAGGATCCCCCTGCCCAGCCACGCTGCCCCTGGCCCCGTGGTCACCGAGGGGTGAAGGGGCTGCTGCTCGTGCTGGTGGACAAACACAGGGGCAGGACCGGGGACCGGGTGCCCCTTGCCAGGCTGCTCAATGTCAGCTGTGTCTCCGTCCTTTGCGTTGTCCAGACTTGTTCTGTGCTGGGTGGGGGGAGAACACGGAGCCCCCACGGGTGGGGCTCTCGGCAGTGTTGTGTAGGgcctgtgctgccctgggacGTGCCAGGGCCCCTCGTGCTGGGGCCAGGAGAGCCCACGAGGACCGGGCCAGCACGTGGCGGGTCGCCCGGCACTGCGAGGGCTCCTAACCCGTCCCTCTCCTCCTTGCAGATGATGTCTCCCTGCAGGGACTGAATGAAGCCAGGATCCCGTACGATGAAACGGAGAGCGTGGAGGAAAGGAGCCCCAACAGCACGGTCAACTGAGCAGGGCACGTGCCCTCGGCCGCGGTGGTGGCCGGGCTCTGCCGGGAGGGACCCCGAGGAAGGGGATGGCACCAGGCCGGGGGAAGCTGGGCTCAGGTGGGACCCGGGCACTGCCTCGCCTCTCTGTCACCTTGTACAGGACTTGTCACCCCCACGCTCTGCCCGGGGACTCAGTGAAGGATGTCCCTCTGCGTTTGCACAAGTTTAACACTAAGaggcccggggctgggctgtggAGCCCGGCCCCTGCACTGTGGGACGGGGGCACCCAGCCCTTGGTTTTAAACTGCTTTTGTAAGGTCAGTGTGTGTACATAGcactttttaaagaaggaaaaaaaagaaacaaaacacaacccaCCTCTAAACTTGAatagaaagtttaaaaattaaacttgaaaaaaattaaaattcaactTGAACCGTAAAAACCTGCTGGGCAcggtgctggaggagggagggggaaccCCCCCCTTGGTGCCCTGAGGGCAAAGTGGGGCTGtgagggttatggggggggctgtgtgggggtcgtccctccctcttcccctgtgggggccggggctgggctcgCTCCCTGCCTGCGGCTCCCCAGAGGGGCTGcaagggggctgcgggggggccaTGGGCCgtggccgccccccgccgccccggtgCCGCCCGCAAGATGGCCGCCCTCAACAACGATGGCGGCCGCGTCCCGCGCCCGCGAACAAAATGGTGGCGGCGCGGCGGCGCTGTAGCCCGCTGATTGGTTATCGGCGGCGGGGGACCCACCCCCCTCGGCAGGGCAGCCAATGGGGGCCGGCGGCCGCTGGTGCCAACGCGGCGGGAAGCggcccgcggggctgcccggcctCGTCCCGGTCCCGGCTGGTCCCGGGGCCCGGGGATGGCATCGGTTGGAAGAGGCCTCGGGGCCGTCTGCTCCGACCGGCCCCGTGCCGCAGTCACCACCAAaccctgtccccaagcaccacgtccagcctctcctcgaacacccccagggacggtgacgccaccacctccctgggcaacccgtcccaacgcctgaccgcTCCTTCTGACAGAAACGTCCCCTCGTTTCCAACCTGAGCCTCCCCCGGCGCAACTCGAGGCCGCTCCCTCCGCTCCTGTCACAGTTACCTGGGAgcagaggccgacccccagctccccacagctctcagggagctgcagagagcagcgaggcctcccctgagcctcctccagaccgggcacccccagccccctcagccgcccctcacAGACTcgtgtcccaggcccttccccGCCctcgtagccctgctctggacacgttccaggccctcgatgtccttctggtactgaggggcccaaaacccAACCGGGCGCGGGCTGCCGGGGGCTTTCACGGGGGGCTGGACCCTGGGGCAGGCGCTGGCTGCGGCAGGGCCCCACGGGACCCCCGGGGACCCGCAGAGGCCGGTGGGGCCGTAGGGCCGTGCCCGTGTTGTACGGCAACGGGAGCCCCAGGGACCGCGGCTGGGAGCTGCACCTGTGGCCCAGGGCATGGCCGGGGTGtgtggtgtccccagggtgtccctgTGGTGTCCCTGTGGTGTCCCCGGGGTGTCCCTGTGgtgtccccatggtgtccccgtggtgtccccgtggtgtccccgtggtgtccctgtggtgtccccatggtgtccccacAGTGTCTCCCACTGCTCCCTGCTGCGTGTCCCCTGCCAGCCCACCCAGCGCCCACTGGGACCCAGCCGCAGGcacccagcgccgcgggcaCACCAGGGCTGTGCGTGCATGGGGCCGGGAGGGCAGCGGCACCTGGAGGGCGTGCAAAGGGCTGCGTGTGAGCAGGTGTACGCGCGTGcaatgtgtgtgtgcgtgtgcatgggcagcctgtgccgTGTGTACGTGAGCACGGGACTGCACATAGGCAGGGCGCGTGCAGCCCTGCCTGAGCCCGCAGGTGCTGCGTGTGCCTTGCACACCTGTGCACGCCCATCTTCGCACGTGCACGACGACGACACGTGCACACCCTGCGGGGGCGGTGCCTGGGGTGCTTGGAGCCCTGCGGTAAGGAGTGGTGTGAGCGCGCAGTGGGTGTGCGGGGGGGCGTGCACGTGGGGGTGTGGGCGCACAAGTGACGTGTGCGCAACGAGGGTGCGCGTGGGGGTGTGTAAGGATGGGGCGGGTGTGACCGCGGGGCATGCATGGGGTGGCTGGCGATGCTCTCGGTGCTGTagctgggggtccccgggggtgcggggctggggatTGCAGTGCCCCGGTGCTGCGCCGCTGGACCCTGGTGCTGTGGTGCTGGACCCCGGTGCTGCGCCACCCCCGGGGTTACAACTGCTCCCCGTGGAGCTGTGGGAAAGGCTTTGTCAGCGCAGGGCAGAGAGCAAGGGTGAGCCAGGGCTGGGCGGCCTTGGCACATGCCCCAGCGGGCATGGGCAAGGGATTTCCCTGCTGTCCTTGGAGCCGCCCGGCCCCTGCTCTTGGCCCTGTGTTTACAGCTTGTTTTGGGGTGGCGCGGACACtcccggggctgcagggggaccaGCAGCTGGCGAGCCCCAGCCCCCTTTGAGGGCTGCATGGCAGCTGTGGGGTGAGGGAGCTCCGTGCCCCTTGCCACCCCCCGGGCCGGTGGGTGCTGCGAGGCGCTCCCGCTGTCGGGGTCAGATGGTGGCGGTGTCAGTCACCCCCTCCGTGCTGGCACCAGCACACCCCAGGGACTCTGCATGCAGAGGATCTTTGTCCCGTGGGCACAGCGGGATGGGCACAGCACCAGCATCCTGCATCCCACCGGGATCCTGCGTCTCACCAGCATCCCACATcccaccaggagctgggggcccCCATGGCCGTGCCATCGCGGTGGCAGTGCCCGTCCAACCCttcagagcccccccggccagGTGGTGTTTGCTCCAGCAGCCCCGAGTTGGTATTTGCCCCGACGCCTCCCTGCAAACCTGCTGCGGCCGGTCCCAGCCCCGCCTGCATGCCCTTCCtcgctgggaggaggaggaggaggaggagacggcGGCTGAGGGCCAGGTCTGGAAGGAGCAAGGAGCGTGCGTGGGAGCCGGGCgagcgcggggctgcggcgcagcgggacgggacgggacgggacgggagggCTCAGCTCTCCCCGCCACCAGGTACCGcctggggtgggcagcagcagccccggtcCAGGGGTTTTGCTCCGTGCACTTTGATCCAGCACCGGCCCCACGTGTCCGTCTGCTCTGGGGCTCGGCCAGCCACGGAGGGACCCAGGAGCTGTCACCTGccgccagctcctgcctgtgagCAGGGCGCTGGGGGTGCTGCGGCCACCTCGGGGACCCggctgctgtccccaggagcGCCGTGGCCATGAGGAGAGCGTGAGGCCGGGGTGCGGCTCTTCCTGgagcggggcagcggggccatAATTGCCAGCACGCTGGGGGCACCCTGTGGGgccacggggatggggacaccagggCGTGGGGGGCATGCGGGGGCTGGTGGCATCCAGAGATGCTGCAAAGGGGGATTGCAACGCCTGTGATGCCCCCCGAAATGTCCCGGTGAGACCTCGGAGCTGATCAGAGCGGTGTGGGgacctgccctgctcctggagaCAGGCGgtgtcccctgccctgcctggggacaCCGAGGCACAGCTGGACAAGGGTCGCCCCGTGCATCATCAGCTGTGGATAACCGCAGCCAAATGCCCAGCACGGTGCAGGCATGGGGTGGGCTTTGCTCTCCTGGTCCCAGCAGGGACCGTTTGCCCCTCACCTGCCCCATCCCCCTGCAGCGTGCCGCACTCCTCCTTCATGTCGGGGAAGCTGAAGAAGAGCAGGAAGGCGGTGCTGGGGGAGAAGCTGTGGcagagcctggaggagagggGCAGCGCGGGCACCCAGCCGGGGTCGCACCCCGCACTCACCAGGTGGGTGCCGCTCCTGTCTGCATGTCCTCATGTCCCGGGGACACGAGGGGCCTCAGCTcaccctgcctgctgctccctgccaggtCCAAAACCTACGACCCCTCCTGTAAGGAGACGGAGGAGGCTGAAGTGGCTGGAGGCCGGCACGGGTCCCTGTCCTCCTCGGTGAGTCCGGGGGTGCCGGGGCGAGGAGAGGGGACCCCAGCACCTTGGGCGCCTGTCCTGGTTTGGTGGCCGATGTCGGAGTGGGGACCACGGGGTGCCCACCGTGCCAGGGCTCGGCCCCACGTCCCGGCTTCCCCCCGCAGCTGAACAAGCGCAGCTCCAGCTTCCGCAAAGCCTTCGGGGAGATCGCCGGGCGGGAAGCGCTGCTGGCCTGCTTCTCCTGCGCCTGGCAGCGAGAGGTGCCCTACCATGGCCGCCTCTACGTCTCCTCCGGCCACGTCTGCTTCCACGCCAGCCTGCTGCTCAAGGACATCAAGGTGAGGCAGCTGCGGGGGCGCAGGGCGGCtgcgggggcgcggggcctgactctgccccctccccacaggcGGTCGTCCCCGTCACGTCCATCTGTGCCCTCAAGAAGACCAACACGGCGCTGCTGGTGCCCAACGCGCTCAGCATCCGCACGGCCGAGGGGGACAAGgtgagtgctgggggggggggaggtcggGGGGACCTGAGGCTGACCCAGGACACGACCGCCTGTCCCCCTGCCCGCAGTTCCTCTTCGTGTCGCTGCGCCAGCGGGAGGCCACGTTCCAGCTCCTGAAGTCGCTCTGCAAACACCTGCAGGTATGCGCTGCGCCGGGCGGGGGGCCAGGCTCTGTGCCCCCCGGCGCCCTGCTCCATCTCTCCTTGTCCAGGACAACGGCTGGAGGCCCCTGGCCTCTCCCCTCAACAGCAGCGCCACGCAAATCCTTAAGAAGCCTCTGGTAAGGCTGAGGAAGGGCCAGCGGCGGCTCTGCGGCAGATGGAGGCACGGCCGCAGGGACGGATGCGGCGGTGACACCCGGGAAAGgcttattttgggggggggcagagggggttggggggacaTTGTGGTAAAaccccccagcccagggcagcacaggcGCCCTCCTCCACGTCCCCCCTGTGTCTCCGTGTCGTGCCCTGCGATCAGGGCTTGTCCTCCCGCAGACCTCGAGCCAGTCGGACCTGGAGGAGAGCGCTGCGGAGCCCGACAGCCTCCTGGAGCCGCCGGGTGAACGGCCGCCCCCACACCCTGACAGGCCCTCGCAGCCCCCCTTGGGCACCCAAACAGCCTCTTCTCAGACACCAGGGAGCGCAGGGGCCTCTCGGAGACCCCAGGGCCACCACCCGCACCCCAGGCACTCCATGAACATCCCCTGGTTGGGTGCAGAGGAGGCGAGCCAAGccaaggaggaggcagcagcgaCAGCAGAGGATGCGCCGGCTGTGGGCAGAGGTGAGCGGGGCCCTCGGTGGAGCTGCGCAGCCCCAGCGTGGCCGGACCAGGGACCTGACGCTGCCCGGGCTTGGCCACAGTGCTCCAGGACCGTCCCCAACACCTCCTTGTCCCGGCAGGGGATCCCAGCCCAGCGCCCCGCGCCCGGACTGCTGCACCACTGAGCCCCTTCAGCACCATCATCCTCATCTACCTGTTGCTGTGAGtcccggggcagggccccccccgcaccccccagCCATGGTGGCCCCAGCTGCCACCTCCCGGCTCTGCCCGGTGCCTGACGCCGCCCTGTCCCCAGGATggtggccctgctgctgacctCGGGGTACATCGGGCTGCGTatcctgcagctggagcagcagctggcggACGCGGGGGCTTGGCCAGACCCGGACCTGTTGCACCAGTgagggggggcagcagcccctccaCCCCTGGCACAACGGGAACCCCCTCACCCTGCCTCCCCCAGGAGGGGCAAGAAGACAGGAGGCCAGCAGGGACCTGGTCGTCACcagcagggggtggggggctccaAGCCCGGGTGccttccagccccccccaggagcccccgcAGGCCGTGGGGCTCCATCTCGttgcccccccctcaccccccccgaGCTCCCTGCGTGGGCACAGGGGCACCGGCCTGGGGGGCAGAgaggacccgggggggggggggctggagtCAGCTCCCCGCATGGGACAGCCACCCCAGGGGGGTGCCGACACTGGGGGGCCCATTGCAGGGCGGGTGGGGACAACGGGACCGAACTATTTAATTAATAAAGAGGTGAGGGGGTGCTGCCCGCGCTGCGGGGGCCCCCACCTCACCCCACCCCGTGACAATGCTGCCTTATTCCTTGGGATGGGCACAGGGAGGCTGCGAGGCTCTCCCCTAACCCCAGGGAGATGTTTTTGGGGTGGGGTAGGGCAGCATCCAGCCTTGAGGCACAGGCCTGGCCCCGACGACCCCcgctcagcccccccccgccccgtccccacAAAGAACCGGGACAGCCGCAGGCGCCGTGCCCTTTACTGGCGGGTGgagggctggtgctggaggaggctcCAGGTGCGGACGTCGCGGGCGGTGCAGGGGGGGCGGCAGGAGGACAGCAGGGGGACGTACCCCAGGCTGCCCCCCGGCGCCCTGGGGCTCCAGCTGCGGGTGGCAACTgcggaggggaagggagaggggtgaggagggggcacTGGCAGATGCCCCCCCACAACCCCTCAAGCTCTTACCGTACTCCTTGCCCAGGATGGGGCGCTCCTGCCAGAGGAAGGCTCCCCAGCAGGTGCAGGGTCCGAGGTAGGCGGCGGGGCTGATGGGGTCCCACCACGCCACCTCCCGCAGGTGCTGGGCGTaaactgggggggggagcagagctggggccaGGCAGCACGACCCCCACCCTGCAGCAGGGTCatccgcagcccccccaggagcccacccccatcccttcctccccccacctcATAAACTGGGTCACCCCCCAGCTTCTCCCTCCACTGCCACcacccccaagtgccccccccaacccaggacccccccaacccaggACCATACCCGGGGGCAGGGGCTCCAGCTCACGGGGGGTGTGGGCGCGCTGCCAGCGGCAGCGGGAGATGCCGGGGGTCAGGGTGTACCAGGGGCCCCCCGCCGTGTCCCAGCCGCTCAGCCCCGTGGACCAGCTCTGCCCCGCAGCGTCCCAGCCCATGGGGGTGGTCTTCCAGCGCACGGCCTGCCTCAGCACAGGGGCCTGGCGGGGCCCCTGCAGCGTCACGTACTGGTCACTGCgggcaggaagggaaggggggcaTCAGGGCTTCGTGCCCCCACCCGCATCGCCCCCACGCCCCAGCCACAGGGGTCCCACGGGGGCGAGGGGCTCACCTGTacaggggcagggggaagtCGGTCTCGAGGGTGCTCTGCGGCACCCAGGGCCTGTGCGCCCCCAGCTCCATGCCTGGCGCTGGGTGAGCCCGCAGCGGTGCTGGAATCAGCGCCAAGCAACGGCCCCCACGCAACACAacggggggctggggtggggcagcggggccgaggCACCTTCGCTCCCTTTGTGCCCTGCAGGGGAagggccggggctgctcctccctgctccaGGAGAGCAAACAGGGGCGGGcgggagctgggcagcagccacaGAGCACAGACCTGCACTGGGCAGCCGGCGCCTGCCTCTGCTTGCGGGGGCCTTGGAAGCCTGGGGGGCACTGCCACtgctcctgtcccccccccgtgaAAAACCAACTGGAGCCACAGAGACGTAAATTCACGACGTGTTTAATGCCAGTCAGAACGCTTTACATGGAAAAGTTACAACACTCTATAATTTTTTCCACCATGTGatgctttatatatttatatatatataacaacgCCACAAGGTCGCAGACTCCGGGAGGACCCCTCGGCTCAGCCCGCCCGCACAGCTCAGCACTTGCGGATCGCGCACACACACAACACAAGCGCACGGAGGCTCTGCTCTTTTGCCCACGAACACGCCGCAGCACACCCCAGCCAGGCGCCGGTGGCACGCGCACACCCAGGGGCACCCCCCTCGTGCCAGGAGGTACCCGCGGGGAGCGGGTCCCCACTTCAGCCCCACGCACACCCAGGGCCACCCCCGGGCACCTTCTGCTACAGAGCGGGCACAAAGCAATGAAACCTCCCAGCTCTGACACCTCTCCGATGCCCCCACCCCATTGCTGATTTCCTCCCGGAGGAGAAAGCAGCGTCCAAGGGTCTGTGCGCGCGGACCCACAGGAGGCATCTGCAGCCCAAAACGCCCGGCAGCAGCCACCCACCTCCTGCCCCGGGTGCAAACAGCCCCATCCCCAGgtgcagctgccctgcagggtGACAACCCCCAGACACCCGTGACAACCACGTCCTGCTGCAGGTGGCCCCCGAGCCACTTGCCAGCTTAGTGACCTGACTTAATTAACAGCTCCTCGGTGCTTCGCAGTGGTCCCTCCACGCCGTGACATCGAACAGTGCCAGTGAACGTACAACAAGCAgcaggaaaggcagcaggaggccaGCAGGCAATTTTTAAAACCAAGCCCCACGCCCCTGCTGCGAGAACCACAATGTAGTCGTGCTGAGACTGGGTTTCAGAAATTACACAGAAATTACAGTTTGGGGGCAGGTGAGGCTGTCGGATGCGACTGCCGCTTTGGGCTTTGGAGGTTCGGTGCCAGTGGGAGCGGGGAGCCCCTGGCACACGTACGTGCCCCTGGGTACCTGCGACACGCGGAGGCAGCGTGAGCCGTGGGTGAGCCTGATCCAGGCGCTGGCACGATGGCACACATGGGGTCAAGGCCGTGGTGAGCAGAGCTGCACCTTACCGCTGTACCAGCCTCCCTCCGCCTCAGCCGCTCACCCCAGGGATACCGGTGGCGCTGGGGAGGGGCAGGCATTTTCCTACCACTACCCCTACAGTCtggattcaggaaaaaaaaaaaagtactgccTATACACTCTACAGAGAACAGGTCAAGGTCTATATACACAGCCGGGAAAATCCAAGTGAGAACAGGAAACAGCACGCACATCCCAGCGCACGAGAGAGGGCACGAGGCAGGCAGGAGCCAGGTGCGCAGCAGGAAGCATTGGCACATGTACAAGGTAAGACAGGAACAGGCTGCTGCAAGCGTAACAGCTTCTccttaaattaaaagcaacacATACACACAAGTGCTTTGCATCACATCCCACGGCACTCATCACACAGGCTCCGAACGCACAAGCAGGCACTCTTCCcatacaacttaaaaaaaaaaaacacaacaaaaaaacaacaggtcCCTGGCATTGACTCGGAGATAAAAAAGCAACACTTCTTCCTTGCCTTAGAAAAAGAAACCCCCCTTGCCCAGACGCGGTGTTTCCCCCCTTCCAGCCAGAAGAGGCCATGCTCTCTCTGAAAAAGATCCACaggagttgttttgtttctcaagcACATCTCAACTGCTTTTGTCCTCAAGAAGACTCCAGAGCAACCAGCCGCCACAAAGGGCACTGTGGGAAGCTCCACATGCGTGttgttcctttgttttgtttttaaagccattgtttttcctctctgttaaCTAAAAGAATCAGCCTAAAACATGCAATagcaattttaaatttctttgaatGCATTCCCTCTGAGGTGGAGCCTCTTTAAAGTCTCCTCTAAAGTTTAAAGCCCCGAGATGCATGTTTGAAGGCAGCTGGTAAGCGTGCCAAAATCAAGCTGTCTTACAAGAACGGCAAGTACCGCAGCACCTGctttatctggaaaaaataagcaGTTCTCCAGTTTTTTCCTGTCATGGGGATCCCAGGCTCTAACCAATGCCCTTAGATACCAGAGAGGCTAATGCCCCGCCTAGAGCCCAGTCCCCACGCACCAGTTGCATTGAACAAGCGTGGCTGGCTCCTACCTCCGAAGGTGTCCATCCGAGGTTAGAGGGACCCGCAGCAGCACGTTAAGCCCCTTTCCACAGAGGCAAGGACGCTCTCATCTCTCCTAAGAGCAGACAACACAGCAGTTGGGATGGCCTTGGTCCGGTCTCGGTGGTCTGTGTAAACAGGTTTTCTCCAGTACACAAAGCGAGGGTTGGAGGGCGCTGGTTCAACATTTCTCTTGTACCCGTTCCCCTTTACGGAAGGATGAATCCATAAACCTTTGGCagttccctcccctccccaaccccatcccaaATACTGCCCGGCGTGGTTCACAAGCACATATTTAATTAGGATCTGTTGGGTCCATCCTCCAGTCCCGCTGGCACTCCCTCCCCTTCTGGCTGATCGTTTGGGGTTCCATGCACACCAAGGTAGTGGTTTTATCCTGGAACGGCACGCTGTAGTCTCTTGGATTGCAGTACATGGGGTTTACCGTATCCTGGTGAAGAGGTTGAGAACGGATACAGACtcctaaaaagaaaaggcaaagcagGTACTTCAGCACTTAAAGGCTTTGCTGCAGCGTTATTCcacatgatttatttattttgtaattaaaaaacgCTGGTGAGGTatctccagctcagggcactgatCTGGGCTAAACATCCAAAGTCCAATGCCATAAATATTcccatgttgtttttttttccaactgatAACGAGGCGTGTGGCAGGCAAGCATGCCATTCCCACAGCTCTGTGGGAAGCTGCACCCTAGAGCCAGGGTGCACCCAGGCGCCTGCAACGCCCGCTCCCCACAGCTCATTCCTTAAGATCTCACTGCCATTTCTCCACTGCC is from Anser cygnoides isolate HZ-2024a breed goose chromosome 27, Taihu_goose_T2T_genome, whole genome shotgun sequence and encodes:
- the TEKTIP1 gene encoding tektin bundle-interacting protein 1, coding for MELGAHRPWVPQSTLETDFPLPLYSDQYVTLQGPRQAPVLRQAVRWKTTPMGWDAAGQSWSTGLSGWDTAGGPWYTLTPGISRCRWQRAHTPRELEPLPPVYAQHLREVAWWDPISPAAYLGPCTCWGAFLWQERPILGKEYVATRSWSPRAPGGSLGYVPLLSSCRPPCTARDVRTWSLLQHQPSTRQ
- the LOC106045663 gene encoding GRAM domain-containing protein 2A-like isoform X3 is translated as MAVPSRWQCPSNPSEPPRPGGVCSSSPELVFAPTPPCKPAAAGPSPACMPFLAGRRRRRRRRRLRASVPHSSFMSGKLKKSRKAVLGEKLWQSLEERGSAGTQPGSHPALTRSKTYDPSCKETEEAEVAGGRHGSLSSSLNKRSSSFRKAFGEIAGREALLACFSCAWQREVPYHGRLYVSSGHVCFHASLLLKDIKAVVPVTSICALKKTNTALLVPNALSIRTAEGDKFLFVSLRQREATFQLLKSLCKHLQDNGWRPLASPLNSSATQILKKPLTSSQSDLEESAAEPDSLLEPPGERPPPHPDRPSQPPLGTQTASSQTPGSAGASRRPQGHHPHPRHSMNIPWLGAEEASQAKEEAAATAEDAPAVGRVLQDRPQHLLVPAGDPSPAPRARTAAPLSPFSTIILIYLLLMVALLLTSGYIGLRILQLEQQLADAGAWPDPDLLHQ
- the LOC106045663 gene encoding GRAM domain-containing protein 2B-like isoform X2 → MVAVSVTPSVLAPAHPRDSACRGSLSRGHSGMGTAPASCIPPGSCVSPASHIPPGAGGPHGRAIAVAVPVQPFRAPPARWCLLQQPRVGICPDASLQTCCGRSQPRLHALPRWEEEEEEETAAEGQVWKEQGACVGAGRARGCGAAGRDGTGREGSALPATSVPHSSFMSGKLKKSRKAVLGEKLWQSLEERGSAGTQPGSHPALTRSKTYDPSCKETEEAEVAGGRHGSLSSSLNKRSSSFRKAFGEIAGREALLACFSCAWQREVPYHGRLYVSSGHVCFHASLLLKDIKAVVPVTSICALKKTNTALLVPNALSIRTAEGDKFLFVSLRQREATFQLLKSLCKHLQDNGWRPLASPLNSSATQILKKPLTSSQSDLEESAAEPDSLLEPPGERPPPHPDRPSQPPLGTQTASSQTPGSAGASRRPQGHHPHPRHSMNIPWLGAEEASQAKEEAAATAEDAPAVGRGDPSPAPRARTAAPLSPFSTIILIYLLLMVALLLTSGYIGLRILQLEQQLADAGAWPDPDLLHQ
- the LOC106045663 gene encoding GRAM domain-containing protein 2B-like isoform X1; the encoded protein is MVAVSVTPSVLAPAHPRDSACRGSLSRGHSGMGTAPASCIPPGSCVSPASHIPPGAGGPHGRAIAVAVPVQPFRAPPARWCLLQQPRVGICPDASLQTCCGRSQPRLHALPRWEEEEEEETAAEGQVWKEQGACVGAGRARGCGAAGRDGTGREGSALPATSVPHSSFMSGKLKKSRKAVLGEKLWQSLEERGSAGTQPGSHPALTRSKTYDPSCKETEEAEVAGGRHGSLSSSLNKRSSSFRKAFGEIAGREALLACFSCAWQREVPYHGRLYVSSGHVCFHASLLLKDIKAVVPVTSICALKKTNTALLVPNALSIRTAEGDKFLFVSLRQREATFQLLKSLCKHLQDNGWRPLASPLNSSATQILKKPLTSSQSDLEESAAEPDSLLEPPGERPPPHPDRPSQPPLGTQTASSQTPGSAGASRRPQGHHPHPRHSMNIPWLGAEEASQAKEEAAATAEDAPAVGRVLQDRPQHLLVPAGDPSPAPRARTAAPLSPFSTIILIYLLLMVALLLTSGYIGLRILQLEQQLADAGAWPDPDLLHQ